The Buteo buteo chromosome 6, bButBut1.hap1.1, whole genome shotgun sequence genomic interval tttttgtttcttaaagttgctacaaataataatttacaaaatCCATTCCCCAAAGCTAACTAATGAAACAGCGCCACTATTAAAAACCCCCATGAAACAGCCTTTCcatcattttctttaatgtgcAAACTTTCTCATTCAACTAGGAGTCTTAGAGCAGTCTATTCATCTTGACCATCAACTCTGTGCTCTGATGCAATGTATAGGCAGTATGGTTGAGACTTAAGAAGCCTTTACAACAACTCAGAAATGCCCCCCTCAAGCCCCTTCTTGGAATTAGTGGCTTTAGTTAATATTGGTTAACGCTTATTTGGAACAGGCATGTTATTCTTCCATTAAGCTTTATTCTGGTCATTCTTccaatttccatttaaattctgttttcctctcGGTTGGCAGCCATACCCTTAGCTACCTCATAAACAAGATGCATTGCCAACTGGAACATGCGagcagagcagacagcagcaCCACTAACCTCTGCTCCTTTCTACCCCCTGCAAGTTGGAGACATATCAAACTCAATGCTTGGAGCCTGGGAAGTGGGAATCCTGAACTGCTCGGAAACTCAAAGAGCCAGACTTCAGGCTATGAAGCTACTGGGCTGGCTCACTGAGCTGTAACTGTGCAtacattttttgtgtttttttttttttttttttttttttttgttttgttgttgttgttgttttatcaGCCCAGCAAGCGACATTCGCATGCTCTTCAGCTGAGTTCATCTTTTGCTGTAAAGAGATGTGCTGAGAACTGTGCAACTGATTAGACAGTTTTACTCAGGATTAATAAGGCAACCAAAATCTGATACAGAATGACTAGCCTGGTAGTTTTAATTTCTAAGTAAGTGGACatacagaggagaaaagatttGGGCACTCCAAATTGCTTACAGCTTTTGGCAGCACTATCTTGACTTTACGTGCCCCAGATTTGCGTTCTTAGAGATTGCAtactcagcaataacaaaagaaaacatggaatCTGGAAATCTCTGTCACAGGCCGGGGAGGGACTGTAAAGAAAGCCAATGAGTGAAGGAGAAACGCAGAGACCACGCGAGCCGTGGGTGAGACGGGTcccactcccctcccctgccacgAGCCGGCCCCTCCTCGCATGTGCCGCAGCCACCGCCAGAGTCGGCCCGCAGTGATGGGTACCTGGGGCGGCATCTGCCGTAGCACAGCTTCGCCTTGCTTTTCACGGCAGAGACCAAACACGCTCGCTCTGGGCCTTTTTACAGAACTTAGGCAGGTGTAATCGCCAATGGCTGTTCCCTTTTTAGGGTTAACCACAGTGTGTGGATGTCTGCATAATCAAAACTGTAtttgactttctttttcccttcagttgTGAGGTCaaggcttttttccttgtcttttctaCAATGGTAAATGTTTCTGTCCTCAGTCTGTAAAGGCAGAAAGTCTAGCCACACGACACCAACAACTTACATGTTGCCAGTCTGGGGAAAGAAAGTACACATTTAAAAGAATCAGCAGCCTAGGTAGGATATAATGTGACTGAAGAGTTTCATAGTAACATTGTAGagtacaaaaatgaaaatataaagtgcattttaaatgatTAATGTACAAAAGCTGACTTCTTCCAGTGTGCATTAATCAAGAAAAAATGCACACTTTCTATAGTGGTTAATGTTGCAGGTCCATTATTCAGCTTTGATAATGTGCATAAAAATGCTCAATATGACAATGAGTTGGGGTAGCTGAGAATTTAGGATGGTGGCAAGTTTGTTGTAGTATTTGGATTAGCATTCTTAACCTACATCTTGGcagcttcttttcttcatttcgCAAGTGTTAATAAAATCTAGCTTTATCCTCTTTgatttttggttattttttcttggtttgttttttttttgttattttttttaaacaaaacaattaaaaaatacctgCTCAAACAAATACTACCAGCATTCATTAGTCAGGATGGTTATATGTAAAAGAAATGATGCCAGATAGTAACAAATCCAAGAGAAGTTTATTATGAAAATGGCACCTGcgggatgaaaaaaaattaagttacaTAAAGACAACCATGTATGACATGTATGAGAATCTACAAAAGTATAAAAAGAACCCTGTTGTAAATGAAGTATGTACATTTCTGATTTGCAGCATTATCAATgatcaatgaaaaaaatgtttcaaataagCCAGGCACTCAAGAAGTTAGATTCGGTTAGcttaacacaaaataaatgtacCATAGCTGTcactttttaacattttaattttctttatattgtaGAGTTGGTAACACTGCTAAGATTTATACGAACAGAATCCCTTTCCCCATTATTCAGCTACTTGGCACCAGTCTCCTCATAAAAGATTTCATATATTTGTACAAGAAATAGTTAAAAACACAGACACAGTCTTCACAGGtaatgaagtttttttttcattttgtaattttaaacacTATGGATTTAGACAGCAGCTGTGATTATCTGTTAGTTTAAATCACCAGAAATCATTTTGACACaacacagaaacatttataaaaaaaaacccaaaacaacaacagctGTCTAGCTGTTCTTTGTAGCTGATAGGTGCACTCCTTTGATTGTTCCAAAGCTAGAGCAGAGCTTCCAAAATTAAACTTTGAATTTCCCAGTCAGCTTTCTCGCCTTTTTTAGACCTACTTAAATCCTTCCAATGGaacctttaaaaacaagctcattaattaattttgtggCATCCAATTCCTTTTTTGCTATTACTCCGCTATGGCTCGGACCTACTTCTCAAATTCAAAGCTACCGCAGGAATTGACTCAATGCAGTGAGTGATCAAAAATTCAAAGGACAGCTGAGTTAATATATTAGCATTGCACACATAAGCAAATATATATGACAATTCTAAGctcagtttcctttttaaacaatGCTGGTCAACCTTTGAAAGCATTTCCTATCTCACTGTAATTGCTCTACGTATTACTCCGCCAGCCTACCCGggagaaaaccaaagaaatgcaCCCTCTGCTTACAGTTCGAGCACAAGGGACTCTGGGAATGTTAACAACTGAGGCTATATGGCGTCAATTTGCTTAATATCTCTGAGCATTACTCTGTAGTGCATTGTGGGGTACACTGGAAGAGTAAGTCATACCCAGAATTCCTCTGTGGGAAAAATGGCTCCATTAACCTTGAGCTAGTTAAGAGTCTTTTATCTCTGAGAGTGAAGAAGAGAGAACGAGAGAGcgagagaaagagagaggggaaaagtgtggaggggagcggagagaggaagggggagagagaggttTGAGAATACACAACAgcaaagcaacagcagaaattaaaaggtATACAGACAGTGGAAGCAGCATAAGGTGACATTACAGAGGAAGGCCACCACACAAAAACCACTAACCCCCAAGAATCACTGGTTCACTAGGACTGCAGGAATGGGACTTTACCACTCCGGACTAGAGATAAAGCACAGAGAAGACAAAGGACAAAACAACTACATTAGCTTAGTATATACTGCATATAGTAACACACATTGAAACTGCAATGGGACTGACAGCCAAGGACACTTACACATTGTACACATTACAGTTCTCACATCTGTTATTAGATGCCTTAACAAACAGCTGCCAAAGATGGAGTGGAAGAAGAATTTATATTTGACAGTCATTTGGAGTGTTTGACACTACACTGTGATTTCTggcaacaaagacaaaataggagatttcttttcttttacttaatgTGCAGTTTTCAGTTGTAGTTATCTATTTCAAGCTTATTAACCCAttctttagttttaaaacatattgGTTTCAACActagaaataaggaaaaaacaacaaaaaatatccaaatcaaagaaaaaaaaagaaatttacaaCCTTCCCTCTataatattaaatgaaaaacaaacaaaacatgttaaatagttcttctgttttttttttttactctgaagTGTTATTTGATGTTGTAAAATTAGCCTCAGttacactgagaaaaaaataaagcaaaacaatatgCACCTAAGAAACTGCTCCTCGCgtcaattaaattgatttttttgtttttaagcactttttgaaaaaggcttCCTGACCCATTTAAATTTGATGTGAGGCTATGCTTGTTAGTTTGGAGGTAAAAAATTTTAAGTCCTGCAGCAAATGTTAATGAGGGCTTTTGTCTTAACTAACCAAGGAGACTGCAGCACCCGACTATAAACCGGTACGGAACACATTCTTTCCAAAAAACCCAGCCCACAAGCTGCATATTGTATGAAGACATTACAGATTAATAAATGATAGCACCATGGTTTTAGAAATTAAGTTAAAGTTTCAGTAATTAACATTTAGTCCAACTTTTTAACATTCTAGTCACAGGccagaaattaactttttaagaACCCAAATTATTTTATGTGCAAGTAAGAAAATCTTAACCataaaaagagaattaaacTCTGCATAAAATTCTAAAATACTATCCcctatttttaaaggaattaggAACAAAACCCCCCTTTCATTTGACTTAGTCAAACAGGGCACATTGTTTATGCTTGTCTCTTTTAATCTTGATCATATCAAGATCATTTTGAAGTAAAACCAATGGTTGTCACTTTAAAATCTCTTTACCACAACACTGAGTATTCTATGGCAGAGGCATACACATATTAAAGGCATCTTAATaaagatgcaaaggaaaaaacacacatCTTAGAAGAAGACAAAATGGCAGGCAACTGGTACTTCGACTCTctgaaggcaaaaataaaaaaatatctttacatTAAAGAATAAGTCAAGttaaagagaaagggaatgaaatGGGGACCATCATATTGAGAGAATAAGCTGACCTGCTCAAATTCAAAGTGCTAGAATTAAAGGTCTAAATTAAAACATAGTCTATGCCTCAGAGTATAACACTGAACACAGTATGTGGTCATATTTCAATCCTCTTTCCGTTCCAGAGTCTGTGTAGTGTGAATGCCATTGCTGTACACAGGAAATGGAAGAGTGGAAAAAAGTCCTTCGGCAGTTGTGAACACATTCCCTGCAGGCATTTGGGTCAGACTGGCCCCGCTCACAGCACTTCCAAACGGTCCCGACATATTGAGTCGGTGAACGTGGTGGTAGAGCATTTCCATCGGTGTTTTAGGATCCAGCCCAAAGCTGGGGCTGTTAACATCAACAAAGTTAACAGCATGGGTGTTGGGGAGGAGGTTGCCCTGCATGGCTAAAGTAACTTCAGCTGGAGCATAGCGAATAGTGCCAGTGGTGTAGACCCtctgagcagcagtgctggttGCAGCAAGGGTTCCCGTTACCCTGTGAACCAAAGGAAGCACCACATTGCCTGCTTGTAACCTCTGAAGGGCTTCCAGATCCCCAGTGTACAACAAAGAGTTGGAAGTTGTGGGACCTCCTGGATGTTTGTCCCGTGGAGATGCTGAAAGTGGGGGTGACAAAGGGTCAGAGGACACAGGAGCCAAGGCCGAGTTGGATGAGGTGCTGAACTGAGTTTTACGGCTGGCAGTATTTTCAGTCCCCGGCGGGGTGAGAACGGAGTCTGGAATGGAGACATGTAAACTACTGCTGGCTTGGGGGGAAGGGAAGTGCTCGGAGCTGGGGGGCTTGGTCATACTGTAGGGTGATTCATTCCTTGAGATTTCCCTGTTGGGTGGGTAATTCCAAATACTGCTATCATTATCAAAATTGATAGGTTCTgagatttctgttttaattttgagcACTGAGGCACTGTTTGGTGACGAGAGCAGCTGGGGCTGGTCCACCAAAGCTGAGTCAAGTCCATTTGGACTTGAGGTGCTTGACAGCCTTCTCCGGATCATGCTGCctcccttttgcttttttctcctcttcttcctcttttgatGTTTGCTGGAAGACTGGGCATTTACTTCCCCTGCACTGTCTGAGTCCTTGGCACTGTCCGAGGTCAGTGATTCACAGTTCTGCAACCGCAAGTCTGACTCACTCTCAACATAGCGCTCCACCTTGATCTGCATAGAGCCAAGAGTGCCAAAACTGTCCTCAGGGGCCTTTTGATTCTCGAAGTCAGAGTTTTCAAAGCTGTCATCACTGTCCCTGCTGTCCTGGTTGCTGGAGCTGTTCCCATCATCATTACAGTTCATTTCGTTATCCGACTGATTTCCTGACTTTTTCCTGTCGGATTCAGGGTCTTCACTGTTTTCTGACTGGTTTCCTTTCTCATCTGACTTTGAGTTCTCATTGTCCTCTGGAGCAAAAGGAAAGTGAAACAAACCATTAGCAACAGGAACATAATATTATAACCCAAGTCCAGATTTCCACCTACCAATGATGTTTGATTGCAGTAAACTTTTTGGCAAAAGGCTTTCTCTTCTGTAGAGCCACAATTTTTTGCAACAGTGTGTTGGGAGAGTTTTGATCACCATGAATCTCTCTGACTCAGGACTGTTAAGGCACTAAAAGCCTACGCTACATGGCCTGCACCTTGATTGAGGGGGGCCTTTTCATCTGGTTGCTGGACAAGAATCATTTTGATAACTGTGAGCACAACAGCTGTGTCATCCAAAGTGAAGTCAGTGAACAATCCCATCATGACCGTTATGTTCTGCTGGCTGTTCTTTCACATCCATgttctcctacagtgggcagGCATCCAGGTGTAGCACTATTTACTAATGAAGACTCCAGTTCTCTCATCTCACCATTGCCACTTTCAAAATGGCATAGTGtctctgacttcagtggaattacTGCTGATCTCCTCCCGTGTGAGAGGAGAAGCAAGCCATACGTTTATAAATCTGAATGAATAAACCAGTTAAAACAATTTTGTTACACTGCTAGACTGTTTTCTCATATTCCCCTGAAGggcaacaaataaaataaaaaaaaccacccagaaaaaaattcaggcaGCGAATTAAGTTCTTGATTGATCCAAATCATCTAAGGGCCATTGAAAATAGCCCAGCTACAGCACTGAGAAGCTGTCACTCTTCCTGCCTGAATTAATTtagctgtgttttagatttttaCCTAATTCTAATACAGATGAAATAAACACTCTAGCCCACTGGACTCAGATAGCCAAAGCAGCTTTGAGACTGAATACGCTCCATTATCACACTATGTTTGAAAGGATCATGAAAGGCTTCAGGAGACCTCGCCTTTTACAGACCAGCCAGAAATCTTTTGTTGggaaataaaagatgttttttcacTCATCAGAGCCAAGTACTACCCTTTTCAGTATGCTCGTTttagggggagaggggaagggccAGTTTTCCTCTAAAAATTGGTTACTCCTGGAGCCATGTCAATACCAAACAGTTTCCCAGAAGTGCTGGAGAAGGTGGGCTTGACAGGGAAGCTGCCTGAGGATTCAGGGCAATGCTCTTCACAAGTCACTTAGTGGAACTTTCGCTTGAGtcaccagcagcagaaagaccctcccttttgaaaaataaacccacaGAAGCAAAGTAACAGCCACAACCCCCTAAATCTCATCCAGCTTTTTGTTCCACCTAGGGCTGAatttctcttactttttttttttctttttttgaagatgCTTTCTTTGAGAGCCATGGTTTCTAGCTGGTCAGGAGTGGGCTTAGGGTGAGGTAGTCCAAAGCTGCAGAAAGCTTGCCTCGGATTTTAGCGGAGCTTGAACTGAACTTGTTGATTTCATCCAAGGTGCTGTTCTGATTTCAGGTCCTTTGGCATTTCTATTAATTGTTTTGTAGGAAGCAACCCCCTGCCTCTGCTGTCTTCCAAGACTCCCAGACATCTCTTTCTGAGAGGTATACATCTGTGCACCTTTGCAGAATGCTCTCTTGTTCTGCATCAGCCTTAGGAGTCATGAATGCACATGCACTTCTCACCTGGAGACACTTACAATGCACATGGGAAATGCAAACTGTTCTCCACATGTGTGTTATTTGGCTATTTAGGAACAAGACAGCATAAAGGAAGCACTGGGAATGGATGAAGAGATTCCCAGTGATGGTGGGCAACAAGCTCGTATGTGTGCCTAGTGTTGACTTAAACCATCAAACCAAGCCATCAAAGGAGAATCAATAGAGGCAGAAGATGAAAGAGAACAGCCATATCATATAATATAACATTAAGGCCTGATCCTCCCCTTGCTTTTGGTTGATTTATGTCACTGTCATCCATTTTCtcgagatttttttttggttgttatCATAGACACGAGAGAAAAATCAGATATATGTATCACATACTATAGAGGAGTAACATCCTTAGTTCTTGGGCCACAGGAAACCATGCTCCTTTCAAAGCCAGATGATCTGTACCTGTGCCTAGGTAACCACTTTTAAAACTAATGGCGAATGTGTGAACCATCTGTGCATTGGACCATCTGCAGGACTAATTTACACACTGAGTTTGACAAGTACATGTaggtttttaaaacacagctgaagtCCCAGACTTAAAAAGCTTAGAAACAAGTGCTTGAACCCATACCTTCTAATAAAACATAGTTCTTTTAACCCAAGAAAACCCTCAAATTTTGCAATCTTCACCGCCCCCTAGCGAGACTcctcaaaaatgtatttacacaGGAAAAACGGGCGTAAAGATTGACAGTAGAGATTTATCTTCAGAACGTATACCTACTCTGGAAAGACGAAACTAGAACTATATTCAACAGTTACAGCCCCAGGTCCTCTACACAAGGCACAACACCTGTTCATGAAGCTTAGCTGGGAAATCAAATATTCAGTTCAGTGCAATATAGGCAAGGATGCATGCACagagtgaagaaaaatactgaggaaatGGAGATACTGTGGAACTGCTGAGGTCATTAAAAGATTTTGCTAGTGTTTTTCAATTTAGTTTTACaggaaatttttgtttgtttgtttgttttgttgtaatGGAACAATCCTTGCGAAGCAAAAGCAACTGGAAAGCCAACCACGTGGCTGTTATATGAACCTTTTGTGGGCGTAAAGGCACACCATGTGTGTTACCTGAGTTGTCCTTTGAGTCCGATTCAGAGTCAGAGGTCTCTGAGGATTCTGAGGTTTTCTCTGGCAGATGAGGAAGTTGTGCAATATCCATTGGAGTGTCCTTGTATTCTGGGTTACTGAAGAGGAGACAGCAAATATAAACACAATTGGATGATTTGcagtttcatgtttttttccctcttttcatATCAAAGTTCAGGAACAAAGAACATAAATAGGAAGAATAGCAGAGCAAACACAGAAACGTACATTTTTGTCTCCTCAGAGCTTCACAGCAGGGATTTTATGAAGGTTTATTTTAATACTGCTGTCAAATACTTATATTGACCAGGTACTAAAACTTGTTTGATTCTAGTGAAGTTTTAGAGCTATCAAAGCATTCTTACTGAACTGGGACACCAGGGCTTGTGTGAAATCTAACAGTAAAGCTACACTGTGTAATCATCCAACAACAAAATATCTCGATTTCGATCCCATTACTGTGCCTGGAAGGACAGAGAGGGTGTTTTAACTTTTccaatctgtttctttcccACCGGCAATGTCTATTAGAGTTATCTCTGTAACAATGTTCTCAATCAACCTTGCCAGAGCCCTTTCAATACCTGTTTCACTCAACATTCCTGTTTTCCACACTTTAATCAAGCAGACCATACATAAAGTTAGTAAGAAGGTGCTCAGTTAGGGGTACAGAAAATGACTACTGCTCAAAAGAATTTGGccaaaaaatagataaaaagggttatatattttttaaacactgcacACATGCATCCACATTACCAAGAAACCAAAAGCAACCACTCTAACTATATGACAGATGCACATGTGCATGTTAAGATGCATATGTTAGGGATAAAGAACTGTCAACACACCCATTATAATCATATCTTCATCTGCTCATGTGGTGCTCACCTGTGACTTGTTAGCAATGAACATGACTGCAATGTAAAAAAGCAACACTACcagagaaagtgaaaaaaaaccccaaaccccaaccctatgcttttttctctgcttgtacCTTTTAAAATGCGTTCCTTTCCCAAATCCATGCAAAGGCAGGGGAACAGACACAGCTAGACATACGTGGCATAGGAatgttgaaaacaaacaaagtctttaaacatttttgaatAGGTGAGCATTTCTATGCAGTTCAAATTCCAGCATGGTGATAGAGCAGAAAATCCGCAGTCCTGCGTAGAACAATATGAGGCAGCACGGGGGGTGACTGACACACTATCACAATGACAGTGTGCCCATATTCAGCCTATTACACTGTACTGTGAAAATTCAGAGTTCACACAGTTCACATTGAAATGCCATTCTTACGATTAtcatttttatggttttgtccTGACAAAGTGACTTTATTCTGTTGCATCCCAGGGCAGTCCCCAAATTTGCCCCCTCCAAGCATGAGATGTTCGAGGGCTTTCACACTGTGAATAACAAGTTGCTAGAACAAGAACAGCATTAATCCTCCCTGTCACTATAATTAGTCTATCCTTTTAGAGACAGCTGAATCATACTTTCTAATGCATGGAAATGTATACAGACCAGTACTCCTGCTAAGAGTAGACCTAATTATGCCTTGATctgtcattaaaatattatttagatATTTGGATCTTTCATGGATTCCAGTACTAGGagaaatctaaattaaaaatactaattcaGTGGAGAAGTTAATCTTTCTCTAATAGACCAGTGTGGGGaatgcagcagaaaaatcaAGTTCTGGGAGAAGACTTGGGGAAGAccacactgcttttctttttttgttaggtATATTCTGTTggtagagaaaataattttgtgggaTGTTTGTGGGCTAGGTTCACCTGTtgtctggaaagcagcaaagggGACAGTGGCAACTGTTCATAATTCCTATGGACCACTTTTCCAGCTAGACTGTGAGCACATTTCTGGGCATTTTGAAGCCCTGTTAGGACTGAGGCAGTGAAGCTGTACTTCCAGTTCAGAATTTGCAGGCTGAAGCTGACCGCTTGAAATGCTGCATTCTGCCTCACTCTtgcaaaaagagacaaaaaagtaGCAGGATAAGGATATATTCAGAAATGCCTGTGCTCAATCACAGCAGGACAGAAACATGCAAAGCCCCATGAACAGTCCACTGCTGGGGAAGGTTTCCCACAGTATCCCTCAATGCTCTCCTGCCAGGGGttgcttcctcctcttccccaaaaGGGGAATCAAAAGTATTTCAACATGTGAGTTCAGGCAGGCACAGTCTCTTCAGGGCTTGCTGGACTTGGCATAATAAGTCACAATCTAACCCCTAGATATCACTTTGAACTCTCACAGCATCAAAGGAATGTAACAAACCATGACAAGCAACTTAAAAGGAGAACAGGCCAGAAAATGACAATTGCATTTCACGACAATCTCAAGGtttcaaattttatttgtctgtttGTTCTGCTCTGGAGTGAAACAGAAAATCCCCCAATCTTACTGAACATTTTCACAAAACAGAATGTGTTGAAAGGTATTTTCAGATGAGAATGGTCAGGTTTATATTTCACTGTCTCTCAGTGACTGTTGGTTTTCCCTTGAGCTCAGAAACCAAAATACCTGGGCTTTGGTAAAACAGAATTTCTCAGGGAGGAGCCTTTCATTCAAGATATTACtactatttctgtttaaaatagttttaattgccatttaattgctattttgcatttttcagtgtgAATACTGATGGTTACAGGAGCAACATATTAGTTCTAGgcttttcctctgagaaaaTTCCTCTCTCTGGAGTGAACTGGCAAACACCTTTCAGAAAGATCTTTTCGTAGCACTCCAGAAGTTTGCTTCCATGCATTTTCAATAACCAAATAAACCAGTGCCCAGGATTTCACACCAGATTTTATAACACAACTACTGAAAGTTGGTGTGGATCATTTTTAACTTTGAGCTCAGGTTGAGTAGATTTCAGGGCAGTGGAGGCATGCAGTAAAGTGGTGGAGGGTTTATCTGAAGACTAAGGCAGCGTAATAATTCAAGAATATTTCAGTGTACTGAGACATGACAGATGTCTcaataaatataaacaaatggCACTGTTTTTGAGGTGGATCATCTGAAAAGTTCTTCTCCTTAACTTTCTCCAGTAGGTAACTGTTTTTTCCCTAAAACTCTCACCAACAGAGACAAGCAACAGAGACAGCAGTTCAAGTGAGAGAAGTGACTGGAAGACCTACCTAAGAAGGTAATTGACCCAGATGATATTCTTCTCACTTGCGTTCTTGGCATTGACAGCTATGGTTGCACTAGACTGTATCCAGATATAACCTCCATTCTTCTGCATCCAGCGGTAATACTTTGTAACACATTGACCCTTATTCAGCACtggcaaaaaaatacaaacaaaacagaagcaagatATAGTGCATGTTAGAACTGTGGTAAAATGATCTTCATTGTACAACATGCCACAAGTATAAGCAGAAGATCCTTGGTTTCCTTTAGGTTTAATGCAGCATGCCAGTGAGATGACAAACAGGATCTGAAGTTCAGTATAAGTAGCTGCATGTTTTAGAAGTTTTCAAAGTataattttaatctgtttttggAAACTctagtggaagaagaaaagtaaaaagaactACAAATCTCTTTGGTTCACAGAATACTTATTGCTGTGTGGACATTTTCAATGCACTCAATGtcaaactgcaaaaaaagaaaaggaaaaaaagaggcaaatttATATGTGATTTATTCATAGCTCCTAGGTAGACCTCTTTGAGATTCTGGATATTTGAAAGGTTTGGGAAGATACTCTACCCCTGCTGCTTTGATCATTTCTCCTTATTGCAGGCGATATCAACCACTGAACTTACACATCTGTTTCTTTGATCTTGTCAAACAGAATTTACAGTTCTCAGATGAACCAAATCTCCACTGGTCAATGGGGGGAAAGTCTTGGGAGAATTTACTTTTTACCAGAGCAAAGTAAATCCACCAACAGACTGTGAAAGAGGCCTAAGGGAGGCACAGAATGGCTTGGTTAGAGCCAAAGAGTGACGGCTCTCTCCACTGTTTGAAATATGCtaggaaacagagaaacaagTAAAAGCAATCAGTAATGTGAAACGGTGCTATTAAATGCTCACAGCAAGAAGgcttaaaaatacagatgtttaAAGTAATACTTCAGCCAAAATATTGCAAAATTGAAACGGATTTGGTTTGTATCTGATGCTTCAGTGACAGGAGAAGGGGATGAAATGCAAATCTTTCAGTGGAAGGGAGCAGCatggttttaaagaaaacctaaaCTATACAAAATCTGGGTACTATTGTTACTGGAGCACTTACTCTCCTCTGCATTCCGTACTAATCCATTAGGCTTTGTGCACTAGAGGGCAGTGTGCATTCATATACACCTTCTGCTTTTGTCATGTC includes:
- the NPAS3 gene encoding neuronal PAS domain-containing protein 3 isoform X1 produces the protein MAPTKPSFQQDPSRRERLQALRKEKSRDAARSRRGKENFEFYELAKLLPLPAAITSQLDKASIIRLTISYLKMRDFANQGDPPWNLRMEGPPPNTSVKVIGAQRRRSPSALAIEVFESHLGSHILQSLDGFVFALNQEGKFLYISETVSIYLGLSQVELTGSSVFDYVHPGDHVEMAEQLGMKLPPGRGLLSQGTAEDGASSASSSSQSETPEPVESTSPSLLTTDNTLERSFFIRMKSTLTKRGVHIKSSGYKVIHITGRLRLRVSLSHGRTVPSQIMGLVVVAHALPPPTINEVRIDCHMFVTRVNMDLNIIYCENRISDYMDLTPVDIVGKRCYHFIHAEDVEGIRHSHLDLLNKGQCVTKYYRWMQKNGGYIWIQSSATIAVNAKNASEKNIIWVNYLLSNPEYKDTPMDIAQLPHLPEKTSESSETSDSESDSKDNSEDNENSKSDEKGNQSENSEDPESDRKKSGNQSDNEMNCNDDGNSSSNQDSRDSDDSFENSDFENQKAPEDSFGTLGSMQIKVERYVESESDLRLQNCESLTSDSAKDSDSAGEVNAQSSSKHQKRKKRRKKQKGGSMIRRRLSSTSSPNGLDSALVDQPQLLSSPNSASVLKIKTEISEPINFDNDSSIWNYPPNREISRNESPYSMTKPPSSEHFPSPQASSSLHVSIPDSVLTPPGTENTASRKTQFSTSSNSALAPVSSDPLSPPLSASPRDKHPGGPTTSNSLLYTGDLEALQRLQAGNVVLPLVHRVTGTLAATSTAAQRVYTTGTIRYAPAEVTLAMQGNLLPNTHAVNFVDVNSPSFGLDPKTPMEMLYHHVHRLNMSGPFGSAVSGASLTQMPAGNVFTTAEGLFSTLPFPVYSNGIHTTQTLERKED
- the NPAS3 gene encoding neuronal PAS domain-containing protein 3 isoform X2, with the protein product MAPTKPSFQQDPSRRERLQALRKEKSRDAARSRRGKENFEFYELAKLLPLPAAITSQLDKASIIRLTISYLKMRDFANQGDPPWNLRMEGPPPNTSVKGIQMWKSEVCMRKTPCEVIGAQRRRSPSALAIEVFESHLGSHILQSLDGFVFALNQEGKFLYISETVSIYLGLSQVELTGSSVFDYVHPGDHVEMAEQLGMKLPPGRGLLSQGTAEDGASSASSSSQSETPEPVESTSPSLLTTDNTLERSFFIRMKSTLTKRGVHIKSSGYKVIHITGRLRLRVSLSHGRTVPSQIMGLVVVAHALPPPTINEVRIDCHMFVTRVNMDLNIIYCENRISDYMDLTPVDIVGKRCYHFIHAEDVEGIRHSHLDLLNKGQCVTKYYRWMQKNGGYIWIQSSATIAVNAKNASEKNIIWVNYLLSNPEYKDTPMDIAQLPHLPEKTSESSETSDSESDSKDNSEDNENSKSDEKGNQSENSEDPESDRKKSGNQSDNEMNCNDDGNSSSNQDSRDSDDSFENSDFENQKAPEDSFGTLGSMQIKVERYVESESDLRLQNCESLTSDSAKDSDSAGEVNAQSSSKHQKRKKRRKKQKGGSMIRRRLSSTSSPNGLDSALVDQPQLLSSPNSASVLKIKTEISEPINFDNDSSIWNYPPNREISRNESPYSMTKPPSSEHFPSPQASSSLHVSIPDSVLTPPGTENTASRKTQFSTSSNSALAPVSSDPLSPPLSASPRDKHPGGPTTSNSLLYTGDLEALQRLQAGNVVLPLVHRVTGTLAATSTAAQRVYTTGTIRYAPAEVTLAMQGNLLPNTHAVNFVDVNSPSFGLDPKTPMEMLYHHVHRLNMSGPFGSAVSGASLTQMPAGNVFTTAEGLFSTLPFPVYSNGIHTTQTLERKED